The stretch of DNA CATGGGGGCCACTTATTTGCTGTTTATCACCCAAGGGGCGATGGGCAATGAATACAAGGATGTATTCACGTTTTTGATCTTGGTTCTGCTTCTTCTATTTCGTCCGCAAGGTCTCCTCGGAAAGGTCCAGGGAGAAAAAGTATGAATGTCCCGGAGGACTCATCCTTACGCCGAATCGGGCCATTCAAGCGTTTGGTCTTCGGAATCGCCATTCTCGCGCTGGCGATCGCTGCCTGCGTTCTCGCAGACCGGATGATGGGATGGCTGTATCCCCGGTTTGCCCCCGAATCAGGGAGGAAAGTGGTCGAAGCCCTCCTGAATGAAGACGGCCCAGCGGAGGCGGGTTTCTTCGTTTCGCATCCCTACTTGTTTTACACATTTCGCCCCGGACTGAAGGCGTTCGGCGTGAAACAATTCAATTCCCGCGGCCACCGCGGCCCGGAGATCGCGGAAAGTCCCCCGGCGGGCGTTCTCCGCGTGCTCTGCATCGGAGGTTCGACCACCGCCTCCTTTCCGTACGTGAGGCGGCCGGAGGATGCATGGCCGGCGCAATTGGAGAAAAAACTCGAGACGCTCACGGGGCTCTCTGTCGAGGTCATCAATGCAGGGCTCAACGGCGCCAACAGCGCGGATCTGCTCGCTCACTATGTTTTCCGAAATCGGCACCTCGGGGCCCACATCGTCGTGATGCACCTTGGCGGAAATGATGCAAATGCCCTGTTTTTTGAGGACTATGACCCAGAATACACCCATTACACGCTCGGCTGGCAAACCGGTGCGATAGCGGCGCGGCCCCACGAGCGCATCTGGTTGCGCAGCCACACTGTGAAATGGCTCTACGCTCTATGGCTGCAACGTGTGTCGTTGGATCACCAGCTCGGGCGATCGGACATCACGACCATCGATCCGAGAGATGCCCTTGAACGCGTCCGACAAACCGAACCGGAAGGATTTGAGCGCAATGTCGATTTTCTCCTCAAATTGATCCGACTCGATGGCGCCCAGCCGGTAATCTTTCCGTTCGTTTGGGCCCCGGAACCCAAATTTCGCAAAGACCCGTTGTTCGGGCGTTACTTCGATGCATTCGCCCTGGCCTTTGAAAAAAACCGCTCGGTGCTCGAGTCGCTGGCCGCTCGACATGGCGCCCTTTGGCTGCCTCTCGATCTGAAACAACTCGATGAATCCATGTTCAAGGACTGGTGTCACATGAATGAGGACGGCGAGAGAGTCAAAGCGCGGCATGTCGCCGAAGGCATAAGGGAGCTTGCCATCGAAGTCATGCGAAAGCGGTCGTTGGCAATCGGCGATTGCCAATCCGCCGTGGGCCTGTACCAACCATGAAAGACCGATTGAAAATTTCCGCCCTGTTGGCGGCGGCGATTTTCAGCGGAACGGCGCTGGCTTATTCGCCGCGGAATCCATGGGCCCTTCTTTCCGCACTGGGCGTTCTCTTTGCTTGCCTGAGCATGAGAACCCACTTGAAGGCGCGGTTCGCTGCCGCGCTCGGTCTCCTGCTCATCGCGATTCCCTACGCGGGAATCCAAAACACCTTCCTGTTCGAATTATTCACCCAAATGGGCATTTTCGCGGCGATGGCGCTGGGGCTGAACATCGTCGTAGGTATGGCCGGCCTCCTGGATCTGGGTTACGCGGCCTTCTTTGCCATTGGGGCATACACATGGGCCATTTTCGGATCGGCGCAGGCGTCAAACTTCATGGTGGGTAATTTTCCGCTCCCCGGCTGGCCTTATTTCTACATTTTCTGCGCGCTCGCGGTCGTAGCTGCCGCTCTGCTGGGAACGCTCATCGGCCTACCAGCTCTCCGCCTTCGTGGCGATTACCTCGCGATTGTGACGCTGGGGCTCGGGCAAACGGTCCGCGTACTCGCCAACAATCTCGATCAGCCTGTCAATATCACCAATGGCCCGCAGGGCATCACGCCCATCGAGCGGCCGCCGATCGGATGGATTGAGTCGCTCCTCAACGCTGCGGGCCTGGAAGGTAGCCCTGCCGTCGGTTATGCGATTTTCTTCTATCTTCTTGTTCTGGCCGTGATCGGGATTGTCGTCCTGGTCAACCTTCGGCTGGACCGTTCACGATTTGGCCGCGCCTGGGTGGCCATTCGGGAGGATGAGCTTGCCGCGCGAGCCGTCGGCATTTCGCCCACGCGCACCAAGTTGCAGGCGTTTGCCACCGGTGCCGCGTTTTCCGGCGTGATGGGCGCAATCTTCTCCGCCAAACAACTGTTTGTTAGCCCGGAATCCTTCACGCTCCTGCAATCCATCACGATCCTCGCCATGGTCATCCTCGGCGGGATGGGTTCCATTCGCGGGGCGCTGATCGGCGCCATGGCCGTCACGCTGTTGAACATTGAATTGTTGAAAAGTCTGTCGGAGTTTCTAGTTCGCCTCCGCCAGAGCGGATACGTCCTGAATCTCGGGCTGTTTTCCTTCGATTTTGCTTCGCTCTCCGACCAGGTCGAGCCTGCGAAATACGAGCGGATGATCTTCGGCGTTATCCTCGTTCTGATGATGATGTTCCGACCCAGCGGCCTTATTCCCGAAACGCGGCATCTTCTGGAAGAACAGGCCGAGCGGGAAACCGAATCACCGCGGACACCGCCTGGCGCGCCATGATCCTTTCGGTCGAAAGGGTGACGAAAAGATTCGGCGGCCTTGTCGCCGTGAATGAGGTTTCGTTCGCTGTCGAGCCTCATGAGATTTTTTCGATCATCGGACCCAACGGGGCAGGCAAGACCACGTTGTTCAATGTGCTAACCGGCATGTATCAGCCCGACGGAGGCCGGGTGATGTTTCAAGGCCGTCGCCTCTCTCATCTTGCGCCCGAACGCATCGCGGCTCGCGGTGTTGCCCGGACTTTCCAGAACATTCGCCTGTTCGGCGCAATGACGGTTTTTGAAAACGTGCTGGTCGGTCAGCACCCCCACATTCATTACACGTATTTGGATGCGCTTTTGCGAAGTCCCCGTTTCTATCGCGCCGAACGCGAGGCGCGCCGTCGCGCTCAGGAAGTCCTGGAATACATGGGTCTTGCTCACCGCGCCGACGAACTGGCCAGAAACCTTCCCTACGGCGAACAGCGGCGTCTGGAAATCGCCCGTGCGCTGGCCCTCAATCCCAAACTCCTTCTCCTCGACGAGCCAGCGGCCGGTATGAACCCCACTGAAACGGATGATATCAAACGTCTGATTCAAAAACTTCGCAATGAACTCGGTCTGACAATACTGCTCATTGAGCACCATATGGATGTGGTGATGGGCATTTCGGACCGAATCGTCGTGTTGGACTACGGGAAAAAAATCGCGGAAGGCACGCCTGATGAGGTCAGGAGAAGCCCCGCTGTCATTGAGGCTTACCTCGGAAAGGGCGCGCTGGAGGAATCCATTGAACGGACCTGAAACCAGGGAAGCATCAGCCCAGATCAATCGGGCGTCGACACTGCTCGAGCTGCGGGATGTCCACGCGTTTTACGGGCATATCCATGCGCTTAAGGGTGTATCCCTCGAGGTCCGCGAAGGCGAAATCGTCACCCTGATCGGCTCGAACGGGGCCGGAAAGAGCACCTGTTTGCGCTGCATTTCCGGTCTGGTTCACCCCAAATCCGGTTCCATCCGCTTCAAGGGCGCTGAAATTCAGTCCCTGAAACCGCACGCGATCGCCGCTCTCGGCATTGGCCACTCGCCCGAGGGCCGCCGGATCTTCCCCAAACTGACCGTGGAAGAAAACCTCGATCTGGGCGCCTATCTAGAGAGGGATAAGTCCGTGATCGCCCGCCGGAAGTCGGAGGTTTTCGAACTCTTCCCCCGCCTCGCCGAGAGGCGCCGGCAGGAGGGAGGCACTCTTTCTGGCGGAGAGCAGCAGATGCTGGCCATTGGACGGGCCCTCATGCAGGACCCGGCGCTGCTTCTTCTGGACGAACCGACTCTCGGTCTGGCGCCGGTGCTGGTCGAGTCGCTCTTCGAGACCCTTCAAACCCTGCACCGCGTGGGCAAAACGATCCTGCTGGTCGAACAAAATGCTTGGCACGCTCTGCGTCTCGCTGAGCGGGCGTATGTTTTGCAAACCGGCCGGATCACCCATGCCGGTCCCGCCTCTGAACTTGCCCGTGATCCGGACGTGCGGCGCGCCTACCTCGGGGGACCATGACGGTGGAGATGCGGCGAACCCGGAGCAAGGGCACACAGTTTTACGCCGCGGCCCGCGGATTTACGTACGTCGAAGTGATGGTTGCACTGGGGATTGTCGCCCTGCTTACCGCTGTGATGGTCCAAACACTTTCTACCATCCGGCGGGCCGAAACGTCGCTGGATCAGCTTGAAAGGGCCGCGCATATAGCGAATGAACTCGTCGTCGACTTGTACATCCACGGAACGGCATCCAACGTCTTCCGCCGACATGCGGATGACTGGGTTTTCAACGAGCGATTGGAAGAAACGGGCCCCGCGACGAGCCGGTTCAAATGGATCATTTGGGAGATCGCACCAACCGCTGTCCCATCTGCCGCATGGCGGGTTTGTGTGGCCGCCGAGGCAACGCCACAACTCGCTTACTTCAGATCCACATCAACGCCTAGATAAATGAGTCGTAGGGATCGTTTTCGTGAGAGGCTTCGCACCCGCCAAGGAATCAAAAATTATTGGATGCTAAATTCGACTCTGGTCGGTCAGATCGCCAACGCTCAACTCTGTCGTAGATAATTCCCCAATTCTTTCAGGGGGATACTGTCTCCGGCTCCGCGGGAGCTTCGGGAACCGCCTGTTCGGCCGAAGGGATCGGCTCGGCCGTTTCCGGCTGCGCGGTATCCGGTCCTGGCATCAGAGTGGTTTGAGGGGCGGGCGGTGTTTCACCCGGCGCAACGGGCTCTTCTGCCCCCACTGGGGCGATCGGCGGCTGGACCGTTCCAAATCGTTCGTCGATCAATGAACGTTCGGATCGTTGCGTAAAGACCATCCCAAGCAGAGCAGTATTTGCCAAAAAAATCAGGCCCAACGTCACCGTAATTTTGGTCAGCACGTTCCCCGCGCGCGACCCAAACAAGGTTTCACCCACCCCTGCTCCAAACGCCAAGCCGAGGCCTTCACTTTTGGACTTTTGAATCAGGATGACGGCGATTAGCAGAAAACAGGTGACCACCTCTACCAGAATCAGAAGAACTCGCAGAATGCCCATGGACTGAACACTACCTCCTTACATCGCGCCGCGAACAATTTCAACAAACGAGCGAGCGTCGAGTGAGGCGCCCCCGATCAACCCGCCATCAATATCTGGCTGGCTGAACAGCTCGCGGGCATTCGACGGCTTGACGCTCCCGCCGTACTGAATCCGCACGGAGTTCGCTACGGTTTGATCGGCCATATCACGTACCAACCGCCGGATAAACGCATGAACCTCTTGAGCCTGTTGCGGCGTGGCCGTCTTGCCGGTTCCGATGGCCCAAACAGGCTCATACGCTATGATTGTCTCAACCAGCTCCCGTGGGCTCAAACCGGCCAGGCTGCCGCGCACCTGCCTAGCAACCACCTCCTCGGTCTTTCCCTCCTCGCGTTCCTGCAACGTCTCTCCCACACAGACAATCGGCTTAAGATTGGCCGCGTGCGCCGCCTTGACCTTCTTGTTGATCATCTCATCCGTTTCGCAGAAATATTGGCGACGCTCACTGTGCCCTAAAATAACGTAATGGCAATAGAGTTCGCGCAGCATTTCGGCCGAAATTTCCCCGGTGTATGCGCCGTTCCGCTCCCAATGCATGTTCTGGGCGCCCAGATCGAGGTGGCTTCCGGAGATGGCCTCGCTCACGGCTTTCAGCGCGGTAAAGGGCGGACACAAGATGACATCAACTTCGATGCAGTTGCCCAACTCGCGCCGGATTGCAGTTGCGAGATCAACCGCCTCGGCCACGGTCTTATTCATTTTCCAATTGCCTGCCACGATGGGCTTTCGCATAAGAGCGAGCTCCGATTCTGAAAGGACCGGGGTCTGATACCAAATGATTAGGGCTTGTCGGTCAGAGCGACGACGCCCGGAAGGGCTTTGCCTTCCAGAAATTCAAGGCTGGCGCCGCCGCCAGTGCTAATGTGGCTCATCTTGTCTGCCAAACCGCTCTTGTTGACCGCCGCCACGCTGTCTCCGCCACCGATAATACTCAGGCATGGTGTATTAGCGATGGCGCGGGCCACGGCCATTGTTCCGGCCGCAAAAGGTTCCATTTCAAAACAACCCATCGGTCCGTTCCAAACGACAGTTTTCGCGCGGGAGATTTCCCTGGCGAAGAGGTCCGCCGTCTGGGGTCCGATATCGAGCGCCATCCAGTTTTCCTCGATGCCGCCCTCGCCAACAACTTTCGTTGCGGCGTCCGCGGCAAACCGGTCGGCAATCACATGGTCGATCGGGAGCAGCAGCCTGACGCCTTTTGATTCGGCCTGCTTCAAGATATCAGCCGCTAGGGCCACCTTGTCCTCTTCCACCAGCGACTTGCCCGTGGGAATTCCCTTGGCCCGATAGAACGTGTAGGCCATCGCCCCACCGATCAGGAGCGAATCGACCTTGTTCAAGAGGTTGGTAATGACATTCACCTTGTCGCTGACTTTTGCGCCGCCTAAAATTGCGACAAATGGCCGCTCGGGACTGGCGAGCGCCCGGCCCAGATATCGGACCTCGCGCTCCATCAGGAATCCGGCAACATTCGTCTTGAAGAATTTGCAGATCACCGCGGTCGACGCGTGAGCGCGGTGCGCCGTGCCAAACGCATCGTTGACATAAAGGTCGCCGAGCTCGGCAAGCTGTCGGGCAAACTCTTCCTGCTTCTTCTTCATCTCCGCCTTGGCTGCCTTTTTGACCTCTTCGGGAGCGTCATCGGCAACCTTGACCTTCCCCTCTTCCTCTTTGTGAAAGCGTAGGTTTTCGAGCAGGAGAATCTGCTGCTGTCGATGGAGGGATTCGGCCATGGCTTTCACTTCCGGCCCCACGCAGTCCGGCGCGAAGAGCACGGGGCGATGCAGCAGTTCGGAAAGATGATCTGCCACGGGTTTCAGGCTGAATTCCGCCTCGTAGCCTTTGCCCTTCGGACGGCCCAGATGGCTCATCAAGATGACGGACGCCCCGTGGTCCAAGATATATTTGATCGTGGGCAGGGCCGCACGGATCCGCGTGTCATCAACGACGCGCCCATTTTCGACAGGCACGTTGAAATCCACCCGGACAAGCACCCGCTTGCCTTTCAGATCGACGTCAGCGATCGTAAGCTTATTCATGGGTCAGGTTCTCCCGGCTGACCGCGCAAGGCGCAGCAGCAAGCCGCTAGGTTCACTTAGCGTCTACTTTGGCCATGTGGCGAAGCAGATCCACGACGCGGTTCGAATAACCCCATTCGTTGTCGTACCACGACACAACTTTGAAGAACCGTTTTTCTCCCTTGAGATTGTTCTGGAGGGTCGCGAGGGAATCGTAGATCGACGACCGCTCATCGTGAATGAAATCGGTCGAGACCAGTTCCTCATCCGTAACACCTAAGATCCCCTTGAGATAGGTCTCGGAGGCCTTTTTGATGGCGGCATCGATTTCCTCGATCGACGTGTCGCGAGCCGACCGAAAGGTCAAATCCACAACCGAGACATTCGACACGGGCACTCGGAAAGCCATGCCGGTCAATTTGCCTTTGGTGGCCGGCAAGACCTCCCCGACCGCCTTGGCCGCACCGGTGGTGGAAGGAATAATATTGATCGCCGCGGCCCGGCCGCCTCGCCAGTCTTTCTTCGACGGGCCGTCCACGACTTTCTGCGTGGCGGTGTAGGCATGGATAGTGGTCATCAGACCGGTCTCAATCCCGATGCCTTCCTTGAGGATCACGTGCACGATTGGCGCCAGACAGTTCGTCGTGCAGGACGCGTTGGAGACAATATGGTGCTTCGAACTGTCGTACTCTTCGTGGTTTACGCCGACCACGAATGTTTTGACATCTCCCTTGGCTGGAGCAGTGATGATGACCTTCTTCGCGCCGGCGGTAATATGCCCCTTGGCCTTCTCGGAATCCGTGAACAGACCCGTAGATTCGATGACATAGTCGACTCCAAGCTGGCCCCACGGTAGCTGGTCGGGTGACTTGGAGGCCAGAAGGCATCGAATTT from Kiritimatiellia bacterium encodes:
- a CDS encoding type II secretion system GspH family protein: MRRTRSKGTQFYAAARGFTYVEVMVALGIVALLTAVMVQTLSTIRRAETSLDQLERAAHIANELVVDLYIHGTASNVFRRHADDWVFNERLEETGPATSRFKWIIWEIAPTAVPSAAWRVCVAAEATPQLAYFRSTSTPR
- a CDS encoding GDSL-type esterase/lipase family protein, with the protein product MNVPEDSSLRRIGPFKRLVFGIAILALAIAACVLADRMMGWLYPRFAPESGRKVVEALLNEDGPAEAGFFVSHPYLFYTFRPGLKAFGVKQFNSRGHRGPEIAESPPAGVLRVLCIGGSTTASFPYVRRPEDAWPAQLEKKLETLTGLSVEVINAGLNGANSADLLAHYVFRNRHLGAHIVVMHLGGNDANALFFEDYDPEYTHYTLGWQTGAIAARPHERIWLRSHTVKWLYALWLQRVSLDHQLGRSDITTIDPRDALERVRQTEPEGFERNVDFLLKLIRLDGAQPVIFPFVWAPEPKFRKDPLFGRYFDAFALAFEKNRSVLESLAARHGALWLPLDLKQLDESMFKDWCHMNEDGERVKARHVAEGIRELAIEVMRKRSLAIGDCQSAVGLYQP
- the secG gene encoding preprotein translocase subunit SecG, with the protein product MGILRVLLILVEVVTCFLLIAVILIQKSKSEGLGLAFGAGVGETLFGSRAGNVLTKITVTLGLIFLANTALLGMVFTQRSERSLIDERFGTVQPPIAPVGAEEPVAPGETPPAPQTTLMPGPDTAQPETAEPIPSAEQAVPEAPAEPETVSP
- a CDS encoding branched-chain amino acid ABC transporter permease, which gives rise to MKDRLKISALLAAAIFSGTALAYSPRNPWALLSALGVLFACLSMRTHLKARFAAALGLLLIAIPYAGIQNTFLFELFTQMGIFAAMALGLNIVVGMAGLLDLGYAAFFAIGAYTWAIFGSAQASNFMVGNFPLPGWPYFYIFCALAVVAAALLGTLIGLPALRLRGDYLAIVTLGLGQTVRVLANNLDQPVNITNGPQGITPIERPPIGWIESLLNAAGLEGSPAVGYAIFFYLLVLAVIGIVVLVNLRLDRSRFGRAWVAIREDELAARAVGISPTRTKLQAFATGAAFSGVMGAIFSAKQLFVSPESFTLLQSITILAMVILGGMGSIRGALIGAMAVTLLNIELLKSLSEFLVRLRQSGYVLNLGLFSFDFASLSDQVEPAKYERMIFGVILVLMMMFRPSGLIPETRHLLEEQAERETESPRTPPGAP
- a CDS encoding ABC transporter ATP-binding protein: MILSVERVTKRFGGLVAVNEVSFAVEPHEIFSIIGPNGAGKTTLFNVLTGMYQPDGGRVMFQGRRLSHLAPERIAARGVARTFQNIRLFGAMTVFENVLVGQHPHIHYTYLDALLRSPRFYRAEREARRRAQEVLEYMGLAHRADELARNLPYGEQRRLEIARALALNPKLLLLDEPAAGMNPTETDDIKRLIQKLRNELGLTILLIEHHMDVVMGISDRIVVLDYGKKIAEGTPDEVRRSPAVIEAYLGKGALEESIERT
- a CDS encoding phosphoglycerate kinase, whose protein sequence is MNKLTIADVDLKGKRVLVRVDFNVPVENGRVVDDTRIRAALPTIKYILDHGASVILMSHLGRPKGKGYEAEFSLKPVADHLSELLHRPVLFAPDCVGPEVKAMAESLHRQQQILLLENLRFHKEEEGKVKVADDAPEEVKKAAKAEMKKKQEEFARQLAELGDLYVNDAFGTAHRAHASTAVICKFFKTNVAGFLMEREVRYLGRALASPERPFVAILGGAKVSDKVNVITNLLNKVDSLLIGGAMAYTFYRAKGIPTGKSLVEEDKVALAADILKQAESKGVRLLLPIDHVIADRFAADAATKVVGEGGIEENWMALDIGPQTADLFAREISRAKTVVWNGPMGCFEMEPFAAGTMAVARAIANTPCLSIIGGGDSVAAVNKSGLADKMSHISTGGGASLEFLEGKALPGVVALTDKP
- the tpiA gene encoding triose-phosphate isomerase → MRKPIVAGNWKMNKTVAEAVDLATAIRRELGNCIEVDVILCPPFTALKAVSEAISGSHLDLGAQNMHWERNGAYTGEISAEMLRELYCHYVILGHSERRQYFCETDEMINKKVKAAHAANLKPIVCVGETLQEREEGKTEEVVARQVRGSLAGLSPRELVETIIAYEPVWAIGTGKTATPQQAQEVHAFIRRLVRDMADQTVANSVRIQYGGSVKPSNARELFSQPDIDGGLIGGASLDARSFVEIVRGAM
- a CDS encoding ABC transporter ATP-binding protein codes for the protein MNGPETREASAQINRASTLLELRDVHAFYGHIHALKGVSLEVREGEIVTLIGSNGAGKSTCLRCISGLVHPKSGSIRFKGAEIQSLKPHAIAALGIGHSPEGRRIFPKLTVEENLDLGAYLERDKSVIARRKSEVFELFPRLAERRRQEGGTLSGGEQQMLAIGRALMQDPALLLLDEPTLGLAPVLVESLFETLQTLHRVGKTILLVEQNAWHALRLAERAYVLQTGRITHAGPASELARDPDVRRAYLGGP
- the gap gene encoding type I glyceraldehyde-3-phosphate dehydrogenase, with protein sequence MAIKVGINGFGRIGRMVFQAICDQGLLGKEIDVVAVVDISTDAEYFAYQMKYDSVHGKFKHALSTEKSDPAKEEADILVVNGHKIRCLLASKSPDQLPWGQLGVDYVIESTGLFTDSEKAKGHITAGAKKVIITAPAKGDVKTFVVGVNHEEYDSSKHHIVSNASCTTNCLAPIVHVILKEGIGIETGLMTTIHAYTATQKVVDGPSKKDWRGGRAAAINIIPSTTGAAKAVGEVLPATKGKLTGMAFRVPVSNVSVVDLTFRSARDTSIEEIDAAIKKASETYLKGILGVTDEELVSTDFIHDERSSIYDSLATLQNNLKGEKRFFKVVSWYDNEWGYSNRVVDLLRHMAKVDAK